A region of Methanomicrobium sp. W14 DNA encodes the following proteins:
- a CDS encoding ATP-binding protein has translation MDKDQLLDVILQQQEIFRTIPGDIIEREIDPEKYMHGKEIVVITGIRRSGKSTVLKLIAEKYLNTGENILFINFEDIRLADINIENYNDIENIAIELFSAEKKTVFFFDEIQYAPSWERWLNNLHFKGHKVFVTGSNAKILGSEIATALTGRNVVLDLYPFNFREYLKLKGVEIPPENMLTSKKSAEILHFFKSYLEKGGFPEVLKEDNIELSGYYFNDILKRDIENRNNIKDSTGLSRLATYLATNSSSIFTYSTLRQITGIKSNNTISQYIDYFRDSYLFYTLPAFYYSLKKQVQASSKIYSGDNSFLRTVSFSFSENTGQKLENLVFLYLLQSKTDNKLFYHSDRRNSNECDFIIMKGTFIVSAIQVSSDIRNNKTRKRETDGLIDALNEYNLKKGFILTMGTEAKEEISGKEIIILPAWKYMLYPDSYY, from the coding sequence ATGGACAAAGACCAGTTATTGGATGTAATCTTACAGCAGCAGGAGATCTTCAGAACAATACCTGGAGATATTATCGAGCGTGAGATTGATCCAGAAAAATACATGCACGGAAAAGAGATAGTAGTCATAACCGGAATAAGAAGGTCGGGTAAAAGTACTGTCTTAAAACTCATCGCAGAAAAGTACCTGAATACGGGCGAAAATATCCTGTTCATAAATTTCGAGGATATAAGGCTTGCAGATATTAATATAGAAAATTACAATGATATTGAAAATATTGCAATAGAACTGTTCTCTGCCGAAAAAAAGACAGTATTTTTCTTTGATGAGATCCAGTACGCCCCGTCATGGGAAAGATGGCTCAACAACCTTCATTTCAAAGGGCACAAAGTCTTTGTTACAGGTTCGAATGCGAAAATACTTGGCAGTGAGATTGCAACAGCACTTACGGGAAGAAATGTCGTACTTGATCTCTATCCATTTAATTTCAGGGAATATCTCAAATTAAAGGGAGTTGAAATTCCGCCGGAAAATATGCTCACCTCAAAAAAATCAGCAGAGATTCTGCATTTCTTTAAATCATATCTTGAAAAAGGAGGATTTCCCGAAGTTCTAAAAGAAGACAACATTGAACTTTCAGGCTACTACTTCAACGATATTCTGAAGAGAGATATCGAGAACCGCAACAACATTAAGGACAGCACGGGCTTATCGAGGCTTGCTACTTACCTCGCAACAAATTCCTCTTCGATATTTACATATTCAACACTCCGGCAGATTACAGGAATAAAGAGCAATAATACTATCAGCCAATATATAGATTATTTCAGGGATTCATACCTGTTCTATACCCTGCCGGCTTTTTACTATTCTCTTAAAAAACAGGTTCAGGCATCATCGAAGATCTACTCGGGAGACAACAGTTTCCTGAGAACTGTATCATTCAGCTTTTCAGAAAATACCGGGCAGAAACTTGAAAATCTTGTGTTCTTATATCTACTTCAATCAAAAACCGACAATAAATTATTCTATCATTCCGACAGGAGAAACAGTAATGAATGTGATTTCATAATAATGAAAGGTACATTCATCGTATCTGCCATTCAGGTTTCATCCGACATCAGGAACAATAAAACAAGGAAAAGAGAGACAGACGGATTAATCGATGCTTTAAATGAATATAATTTGAAAAAGGGTTTCATACTGACTATGGGAACCGAAGCCAAAGAAGAAATTTCAGGAAAAGAGATCATAATACTTCCTGCATGGAAATATATGCTCTATCCTGATTCATATTACTAA
- a CDS encoding YIP1 family protein, with the protein MHEIIKNAFYVLASPSHAIQKVRKSDYREDLLFFVFITLAGSVLYLLASLLYRYSSVGTSGNWGIAWLFVVFVVNYISFIASGIFLVLAISLIIHFFLLFTKGGAGKYNETFKGVIYSGTPVVLFLWLTKFFGAFYVLLPLLVWFGVITYISIRILKEKTNMQSTLVTLFISAVLLAIIYFNYGTGAVPVLSGA; encoded by the coding sequence TTGCACGAAATCATCAAAAACGCATTTTATGTTTTGGCCAGTCCTTCTCATGCAATACAAAAAGTTAGAAAAAGTGACTACAGGGAAGACCTTCTCTTTTTTGTTTTCATTACACTGGCCGGGTCTGTACTTTACCTGCTTGCGTCTCTTCTTTACAGGTACAGTTCTGTAGGTACCTCCGGGAACTGGGGCATTGCCTGGCTTTTTGTCGTATTCGTGGTCAATTATATTTCATTTATTGCATCCGGCATATTTCTTGTCCTTGCCATAAGTCTGATAATTCATTTTTTCCTTCTCTTTACAAAAGGCGGGGCGGGAAAATATAATGAGACATTTAAGGGAGTCATCTATTCCGGGACGCCGGTAGTGTTGTTTTTGTGGTTAACAAAATTTTTCGGAGCATTTTATGTTTTACTGCCTCTTTTGGTCTGGTTTGGTGTAATTACTTACATAAGCATCAGAATACTGAAAGAAAAAACCAATATGCAGTCAACACTTGTAACGCTTTTTATTTCTGCCGTTCTTTTGGCAATTATTTATTTTAATTACGGGACCGGGGCGGTGCCGGTATTGTCTGGAGCCTGA
- a CDS encoding calcium-dependent protein kinase, which yields MEERKRRRIILGIILVIAVSACIAFSAEIIGNISGQAYISENPGNSSGKYLIILNTQLPDEKDAVTLYKINNTKADPEEIDDIAAFFGLKGELKDYIENTGEFIMTDGSDQKRQVSYYSRSGAVVYSVPDLEFPNTVEEQPNLPYGDEAVDIADSFLKKTGMYEEESFVKTAGVNQKQQVWSGGSCPKESYNVTVAVSYARELDGMPVYGDEFSVVIGDGGEVVGMTKNWREAEPFGDVAIKTAEDAYDDLCSRRTVSNLSIAGYDKIIVDNISLGYLMEPRIYQQDELKPVYLFSGTAFSKGEERPYAEYVYASK from the coding sequence ATGGAAGAAAGAAAGAGAAGAAGGATAATTCTTGGGATAATACTGGTGATTGCTGTATCTGCATGTATTGCGTTCTCTGCCGAAATAATCGGAAATATTTCCGGGCAGGCATACATTTCGGAAAATCCGGGAAATAGTTCCGGGAAGTACCTGATTATATTGAACACACAGTTGCCGGATGAAAAAGATGCTGTGACGCTATACAAAATAAATAACACAAAAGCGGACCCGGAGGAAATAGATGACATCGCCGCATTTTTTGGTCTTAAAGGAGAACTAAAGGATTATATTGAAAATACCGGCGAGTTCATAATGACTGACGGTTCCGACCAGAAAAGACAGGTGTCGTATTATTCACGGTCGGGTGCGGTGGTCTATTCCGTTCCGGACCTGGAATTTCCGAATACGGTTGAAGAGCAGCCGAATCTCCCTTATGGCGATGAAGCGGTTGATATTGCGGATTCGTTTCTGAAGAAGACAGGGATGTACGAAGAGGAAAGTTTCGTCAAAACCGCCGGAGTGAACCAGAAGCAGCAGGTCTGGAGTGGCGGCTCATGCCCGAAAGAGTCATACAATGTAACTGTCGCCGTTTCATATGCCAGAGAACTTGACGGAATGCCGGTTTACGGGGACGAATTTTCGGTCGTCATAGGTGACGGCGGCGAAGTTGTCGGGATGACAAAAAACTGGAGAGAGGCTGAGCCTTTTGGAGATGTGGCCATTAAAACCGCTGAAGACGCATACGATGACCTGTGCAGCCGCAGGACTGTCAGTAATTTAAGCATCGCCGGGTATGACAAAATCATAGTGGACAACATTTCCCTCGGATACCTGATGGAACCGAGGATTTATCAGCAGGACGAGCTGAAGCCCGTATATTTATTCAGCGGGACAGCCTTTTCGAAAGGAGAGGAAAGACCCTATGCCGAATATGTGTATGCTTCAAAGTGA
- a CDS encoding PAS domain S-box protein, whose translation MSESKIFLLYVDDEQLLLDLAKAYLERTGDFIIDTVTSAKEALKLISGNKYDAVISDYQMPETDGLEFLRSLRSTGNNIPFIIFTGKGREEVAIEALNAGADYYLQKGGMPKVQFGELQNFITHAVKKRRAEKAILEHERRMAEIIDFLPDATFAIDTDGKVIAWNKALENLTGIMASDITGKNEYRYSVPFYKKQRPLLIDIVLNRELAKEVSYDSLKFEGEDRISAEIFLPDFKGGDGTYFWFTASPLYDTEGNVSGAIESIRDVTEFKMTEGLYTTIFEDTGTAMMIVDDNIQILNANEKMRHLLGLSKNESKKPDDLQPCITEEDREKLLKYHSLLKNEPEKVPENYECRVVHKDGSIKTTLLNGAIIPGTNKTIISLIDITEQKKAEKLLRFTKFSVDNAPDGILWADENGRIFAANQSAVRMYGYPEEELTGLKITDFAPDFPEDRFSEFWEKAKDNGCLKFEADVLKEDRTVRTVELNIVFLNFEGQDYECGFARDITDRKNSGDT comes from the coding sequence ATGTCAGAGAGCAAAATTTTTCTTTTATACGTCGACGACGAACAGCTGCTTCTGGATTTGGCGAAAGCATATCTCGAACGGACCGGGGATTTTATCATAGATACCGTAACATCCGCAAAAGAAGCGCTTAAACTCATCAGCGGCAACAAATATGACGCAGTCATATCCGATTACCAGATGCCCGAAACAGACGGCCTGGAATTTCTGAGAAGCCTGCGCAGTACAGGAAACAACATCCCGTTCATCATCTTTACCGGCAAAGGAAGAGAAGAGGTGGCAATCGAAGCACTAAACGCAGGCGCCGACTATTACCTGCAGAAAGGCGGGATGCCGAAAGTCCAGTTCGGAGAACTCCAGAATTTCATCACCCACGCCGTCAAAAAAAGAAGGGCGGAAAAAGCCATCCTCGAACATGAAAGAAGGATGGCTGAAATCATCGATTTTCTGCCTGACGCAACATTTGCAATAGACACAGACGGGAAAGTGATTGCATGGAACAAAGCACTTGAGAACCTGACCGGAATTATGGCATCCGACATAACTGGCAAAAACGAATATAGGTATTCAGTTCCGTTTTACAAAAAACAACGCCCTTTACTAATCGATATCGTCCTCAACAGGGAACTCGCAAAAGAAGTCTCTTACGACTCACTGAAATTTGAAGGCGAAGACAGGATAAGTGCGGAAATATTTCTGCCGGACTTCAAAGGAGGAGACGGAACATATTTCTGGTTCACGGCGTCACCTCTTTATGACACCGAAGGAAACGTCTCAGGGGCGATAGAATCAATACGTGACGTCACAGAATTCAAAATGACCGAAGGTCTTTACACTACAATCTTTGAAGATACCGGCACCGCAATGATGATCGTCGACGACAACATTCAAATCCTCAACGCCAATGAAAAAATGAGACATCTTTTGGGACTTTCAAAGAACGAAAGCAAAAAACCCGATGACCTGCAACCATGCATCACAGAAGAAGACAGGGAAAAACTTCTTAAGTACCACAGTCTTTTAAAAAACGAACCTGAAAAGGTCCCGGAAAACTATGAATGCAGGGTAGTCCATAAAGACGGCAGCATCAAAACGACTCTTTTAAACGGAGCAATTATTCCGGGGACAAACAAAACCATAATCTCCCTTATAGATATTACCGAACAAAAAAAAGCGGAAAAACTGCTGAGGTTTACAAAGTTCAGCGTTGACAATGCCCCGGACGGCATATTATGGGCCGATGAAAACGGGAGGATTTTCGCGGCAAACCAGAGTGCGGTCAGGATGTACGGCTATCCCGAAGAAGAGCTGACTGGGTTGAAAATCACGGATTTCGCCCCGGATTTCCCGGAAGACCGCTTCAGTGAGTTCTGGGAAAAGGCAAAGGACAACGGCTGCCTCAAATTTGAGGCAGACGTTTTAAAAGAGGACAGGACAGTCAGAACCGTTGAACTAAACATAGTATTTCTGAATTTTGAAGGGCAGGACTATGAATGCGGCTTCGCAAGGGACATAACCGACAGAAAAAATTCCGGAGATACTTAA
- the csx2 gene encoding TIGR02221 family CRISPR-associated protein yields the protein MKLFSFIGSGNYEKTEYTLNGKSCNTDCIQEAICNFFPGIDEAVLFTTEEAYKCAYPQIKENLESSCSEKKFIANNVMIPNCMNEEELWEIFRIISGEVNDEDKIIFDITHGFRSIPFVSYLIASYLRSTGKVEIEKVLYGTYQKGVKSSPILDLTLFVSISDWIAGAYSFTESLDAGKISGLIQEINKNVHLEMANPNEGPKKLQKWSDNLNKFTIAVRLSRPADSLERANAVFRDYDQVKAELEFFVPFIDPIENRISGLQKYITEKPPDGNITWDYAEKQLELIGLMNEKNLFMQSMTLAREFMVTLLILWHGKYCKEWLDEGIRRNSERAMGALIREKRNGNFDSIPEFSEFLNMHHNEKESFCRLWGTITDLRNNIAHCGMKIQPSPIEKIPVRSLKIYSDLRAFFFSIRPVT from the coding sequence ATGAAACTTTTTTCATTTATCGGATCAGGGAATTATGAAAAAACGGAATATACATTAAACGGCAAATCCTGTAACACAGACTGCATTCAAGAAGCAATATGCAATTTTTTCCCCGGAATTGACGAGGCTGTTCTATTCACCACTGAAGAGGCATATAAATGTGCATACCCCCAGATAAAAGAGAATCTTGAGTCTTCATGCTCTGAAAAAAAGTTCATTGCAAATAATGTAATGATACCAAATTGCATGAACGAGGAAGAACTCTGGGAAATATTCAGAATAATTTCAGGTGAAGTCAATGACGAAGATAAGATAATTTTCGATATAACTCACGGATTCAGGTCCATTCCATTTGTAAGTTACCTAATCGCATCGTACCTCCGGTCAACCGGGAAAGTGGAAATAGAAAAAGTGCTTTATGGTACTTACCAGAAAGGAGTCAAGTCAAGTCCGATTCTGGATCTTACCTTGTTTGTCTCGATATCAGACTGGATAGCAGGTGCTTACAGTTTTACCGAGTCTCTTGATGCCGGTAAAATTTCAGGTCTTATACAGGAAATTAACAAAAATGTACACCTTGAAATGGCAAATCCCAATGAGGGCCCTAAAAAACTCCAGAAATGGTCTGATAACCTGAATAAGTTCACAATCGCCGTGCGGCTTTCAAGACCGGCCGACTCTCTTGAAAGAGCTAATGCAGTATTCCGGGATTATGATCAGGTCAAAGCTGAACTGGAATTCTTTGTCCCGTTTATAGACCCGATAGAAAACAGGATCTCAGGGTTGCAGAAATATATAACAGAAAAACCGCCTGATGGAAATATCACATGGGATTATGCAGAAAAACAACTGGAACTAATCGGACTGATGAACGAAAAGAACCTTTTTATGCAGTCCATGACCCTTGCACGTGAATTCATGGTCACTCTCCTTATTCTTTGGCACGGTAAATACTGCAAAGAATGGCTTGATGAAGGTATCCGCAGGAATTCGGAGAGAGCAATGGGTGCATTGATACGTGAAAAAAGGAATGGAAATTTTGACAGCATTCCTGAATTTTCAGAGTTTCTGAATATGCACCATAATGAAAAAGAGTCATTCTGCAGACTTTGGGGCACAATTACGGATCTCAGGAACAATATTGCCCATTGTGGGATGAAAATTCAGCCTTCCCCCATAGAAAAAATTCCTGTAAGAAGTTTAAAAATCTATTCCGATCTCAGGGCTTTCTTTTTTTCAATCAGACCTGTCACTTAA
- a CDS encoding CRISPR-associated protein Csx14 → MKTAVIAPLGLSPPAITSFIDGIGAPVSDLVIIATDNNMVLAGADFLSAGLSSKYPWLRIHTEVLSFDDISNNEENFTFMSLAAHNIRREREDFNCDRIFLNCAGGRKNECVTLALLGQILQVDGVFHIVNKNVSVLNERLEYLRKDILEFFGLNEEARDRLYEKKKSEYDALLFPLRSGYEIIRIPTLPFPDDYLVYLIHSISNSGAGMEKSDLELMVSHGIFDKIGNNYEVTPHGQALLEVLIGK, encoded by the coding sequence ATGAAAACAGCAGTGATAGCACCACTAGGACTAAGTCCGCCTGCGATAACGTCATTCATAGACGGTATCGGGGCTCCAGTATCAGATCTGGTCATAATAGCCACCGACAACAACATGGTACTTGCAGGTGCAGATTTTCTCTCGGCAGGCCTTTCCTCAAAGTATCCCTGGCTTAGAATCCATACTGAGGTACTTTCATTTGATGATATATCAAACAATGAAGAAAATTTTACCTTCATGTCTCTTGCAGCCCATAATATACGCAGGGAGCGGGAAGACTTCAACTGCGACAGAATCTTCCTGAACTGTGCCGGAGGAAGAAAAAATGAATGCGTTACCCTTGCTCTGCTCGGTCAGATACTACAGGTTGACGGCGTATTCCATATTGTGAATAAAAACGTCAGTGTATTAAACGAGCGGTTAGAATACCTTAGAAAGGACATACTTGAATTTTTCGGTCTCAATGAAGAAGCACGTGACCGTCTTTATGAAAAGAAAAAATCTGAATATGATGCACTACTTTTTCCCCTCCGTTCAGGATATGAGATAATCCGTATACCCACTCTTCCGTTTCCCGACGATTATCTGGTTTACCTCATTCATTCAATCTCAAATTCCGGGGCAGGTATGGAAAAATCCGACCTTGAACTGATGGTAAGTCATGGAATCTTTGATAAAATCGGAAATAATTATGAGGTAACTCCTCACGGGCAGGCTCTTCTGGAGGTGCTTATTGGAAAATGA
- the cas1 gene encoding CRISPR-associated endonuclease Cas1: MDLVINGYGAVLMKKSNRFVVECNGEKEEISTEDVDQIVICDSAVVSTAALACASERGIDLVVMKKSGLPECRVIPADFGKIARIRRCQLLASESENGFLIMRSIISAKIVNMSNLILTLSKTRDNVKLRRQKLKLDSFAAKAEKISFEDGYNALRGAEGAASSLYFSVLGEVIPKTFYSGKRSQHPAADIFNSYLNYCYGVLYNEVERACIYSGLDPWTGFMHADRSKNKSFIYDCVEQFRQPVADRLIITMAVRNRFSAGDVDNSFFLTNIGRRKAIGEIIARLDDERTILGKKTTFRKVIRENIRLLAGCLAEGTEYVPFTYKWN, encoded by the coding sequence ATGGACTTAGTTATCAACGGTTACGGGGCTGTTCTCATGAAAAAAAGCAACAGATTTGTTGTAGAATGCAATGGAGAGAAAGAAGAGATTTCAACAGAGGATGTGGATCAGATTGTTATCTGCGATAGCGCAGTGGTGAGTACAGCGGCCCTTGCATGTGCTTCAGAAAGAGGTATAGATCTGGTTGTTATGAAAAAATCCGGACTTCCTGAATGCAGAGTTATTCCTGCGGATTTTGGAAAAATCGCCCGAATAAGGCGTTGTCAACTTCTGGCGTCTGAATCGGAGAATGGGTTTCTGATTATGAGGTCTATCATCAGTGCAAAGATCGTTAATATGTCAAATCTTATCCTGACCCTCTCTAAAACGAGGGATAATGTGAAACTCAGACGCCAGAAACTGAAACTGGACTCTTTTGCAGCCAAGGCAGAGAAAATTTCATTCGAGGACGGTTATAATGCGTTGAGAGGAGCGGAAGGCGCGGCATCATCGCTTTATTTTTCAGTTCTTGGTGAAGTGATTCCAAAGACCTTTTATTCCGGGAAGAGAAGTCAGCATCCTGCGGCTGATATCTTTAATTCGTATCTCAATTACTGTTACGGTGTTCTCTATAATGAAGTCGAAAGGGCCTGCATTTATTCCGGACTTGATCCCTGGACCGGCTTTATGCATGCTGACCGGTCCAAAAACAAGTCCTTTATATATGATTGCGTTGAGCAGTTCAGGCAACCGGTCGCAGACAGGCTTATCATCACGATGGCAGTCAGAAACCGCTTTTCTGCCGGAGATGTAGACAATTCATTTTTCCTTACCAACATTGGGAGAAGAAAGGCTATCGGTGAAATTATTGCCCGTCTTGACGATGAAAGAACAATTCTGGGTAAAAAAACAACTTTTCGAAAAGTTATAAGGGAGAACATCAGGTTACTTGCGGGTTGCCTTGCAGAAGGTACGGAATATGTGCCTTTTACTTATAAATGGAATTAA
- the cas2 gene encoding CRISPR-associated endonuclease Cas2 → MFIWVMYDIGDTHVRTKISEDCRDFGLERFQKSVFFGEATDGLMQRLAETLKSRMKERDEERKSDSILVFTMCKSCLEKKIVIGKRFNEDDYRKKNCLIIG, encoded by the coding sequence ATGTTTATCTGGGTTATGTATGATATTGGCGATACTCATGTGAGGACAAAAATTAGCGAAGATTGCAGGGATTTTGGTCTTGAGCGTTTTCAGAAAAGTGTGTTTTTCGGTGAGGCGACGGACGGATTAATGCAAAGACTTGCAGAAACACTGAAATCCAGAATGAAGGAAAGGGATGAGGAAAGAAAATCAGACAGTATTCTTGTATTTACTATGTGTAAATCCTGCCTTGAGAAGAAGATCGTTATCGGAAAGAGGTTCAACGAGGACGATTACAGAAAGAAAAACTGCCTTATCATTGGGTAA